In Candidatus Methylopumilus universalis, one DNA window encodes the following:
- the trpB gene encoding tryptophan synthase subunit beta encodes MQPYDMPDEKGHFGQFGGVFVAETLIEALDELRTMYEKYRHDPDFLAELQYDLKHFVGRPSPIYHAKRWSDRVGGAQIYLKREDLNHTGAHKVNNTVGQALLAKRMGKPRIIAETGAGQHGVATATISARLGLECVVYMGAEDVKRQAPNVYRMKLLGATVVPVESGSKTLKDALNEAMRDWVTNISTTFYIIGTVAGPHPYPMMVRDFNSVVGVECKSQMNEMIGRQPDAVIACVGGGSNAMGIFYPYIDLREVRLIGVEAAGHGIETGKHAAPLTANSPIGVLHGNRTYLMQNEEGQIIETHSISAGLDYPGVGPEHAWLKDIKRAEYVAVTDTEALDAFHSLCLTEGIIPALETSHALAYAEKLAKTMKPDQVILVNLSGRGDKDINTVAKISNINL; translated from the coding sequence ATGCAACCGTATGATATGCCAGATGAAAAAGGCCATTTTGGTCAATTTGGCGGCGTATTTGTCGCAGAAACTTTAATTGAAGCGCTTGATGAATTAAGAACGATGTATGAAAAATATCGTCACGATCCTGATTTTCTTGCTGAACTTCAATACGACTTAAAGCATTTTGTAGGTCGTCCAAGCCCAATCTACCATGCTAAAAGGTGGTCTGATCGAGTGGGTGGTGCGCAAATTTACTTGAAGCGGGAAGACTTAAATCATACAGGCGCTCACAAAGTTAACAATACTGTAGGTCAAGCTTTACTCGCGAAACGTATGGGCAAGCCACGCATCATAGCCGAGACGGGGGCAGGGCAGCATGGGGTTGCAACAGCGACTATCTCAGCACGTTTAGGCCTTGAGTGTGTAGTTTATATGGGAGCTGAAGATGTAAAAAGACAGGCGCCTAATGTATACCGTATGAAACTTCTTGGCGCTACGGTTGTTCCTGTAGAAAGCGGGTCTAAAACTCTAAAAGATGCGCTTAATGAAGCGATGAGAGATTGGGTGACTAACATCTCTACTACCTTTTATATCATTGGTACTGTGGCAGGACCTCACCCTTACCCTATGATGGTTCGTGATTTTAATTCTGTCGTAGGTGTTGAATGTAAATCGCAAATGAATGAAATGATTGGTCGGCAACCAGATGCAGTGATCGCTTGCGTGGGCGGCGGTTCAAATGCGATGGGTATTTTTTATCCCTATATAGATTTGCGCGAAGTTCGATTAATTGGCGTTGAAGCTGCAGGGCATGGTATCGAAACAGGCAAACACGCAGCACCTTTAACTGCCAATAGCCCTATAGGTGTATTGCATGGCAATCGAACATACTTAATGCAGAATGAAGAAGGTCAAATTATTGAAACACATTCAATTTCAGCAGGTCTTGATTATCCAGGCGTTGGCCCTGAACATGCTTGGTTAAAAGATATAAAGCGCGCTGAATATGTTGCTGTTACAGATACAGAGGCTTTAGATGCGTTTCATAGTCTATGTCTTACCGAAGGTATTATTCCAGCGCTTGAAACTAGCCATGCTCTCGCATATGCAGAGAAGCTTGCGAAAACGATGAAGCCTGACCAAGTCATTCTTGTTAATTTATCTGGCCGTGGTGACAAGGATATTAATACTGTGGCTAAAATTTCAAATATCAATCTATAA
- the accD gene encoding acetyl-CoA carboxylase, carboxyltransferase subunit beta — MSWLKNVIPPKIKRIVGSVSKKNIPEGLWCKCPSCQAVLYRTDLEQNMEVCPKCSFHNRISARSRIDTLLDKDKRKEIGALIQPLDSLKFNDTQSYADRIKSSQKDLNEKDAIVVMQGLMEGKPVVIAAFEFKFMGGSMGSVVGEKFVRGIQAAIKAKATFICVSASGGARMQEGLLSLMQMAKTSAALTKLSEAKLPYFSVLTDPTMGGVSASFAMLGDVIIAEPKALIGFAGPRVIEQTVREKLPEGFQRSEFLLTHGAIDMIVDRRDMKKKLTNLISKLSKN; from the coding sequence ATGAGCTGGTTAAAAAATGTTATACCTCCAAAAATAAAACGTATTGTTGGAAGTGTATCTAAAAAAAATATTCCCGAAGGTTTATGGTGTAAATGCCCTTCATGTCAGGCTGTGCTCTATCGAACAGACCTTGAGCAAAATATGGAGGTTTGTCCAAAATGTTCTTTTCATAATCGAATTTCAGCTCGCTCACGTATAGATACCTTATTAGATAAAGACAAAAGAAAAGAAATTGGTGCGCTCATCCAGCCTTTAGACTCTTTAAAGTTTAACGATACGCAAAGTTATGCTGATCGTATTAAGTCATCACAAAAAGATCTGAACGAAAAAGATGCAATTGTTGTGATGCAGGGTTTAATGGAAGGCAAACCTGTTGTGATAGCCGCTTTTGAATTTAAGTTCATGGGCGGGTCTATGGGCTCAGTCGTGGGTGAAAAATTTGTACGCGGTATTCAGGCTGCTATTAAAGCGAAAGCCACATTCATATGTGTCTCAGCAAGCGGTGGCGCCAGAATGCAAGAAGGATTACTTTCACTTATGCAGATGGCAAAAACGAGTGCTGCTTTAACTAAACTAAGCGAAGCTAAATTACCTTATTTTTCAGTTCTCACCGACCCAACTATGGGTGGTGTATCCGCTAGTTTTGCAATGTTAGGCGATGTAATTATTGCTGAACCTAAAGCATTAATCGGTTTTGCAGGTCCTCGTGTGATCGAACAAACCGTGAGAGAAAAATTACCTGAAGGATTCCAGCGCTCTGAATTTCTTCTCACACATGGTGCCATTGATATGATTGTAGATCGCCGTGACATGAAGAAAAAGCTTACTAATTTAATATCTAAATTATCTAAAAATTAA
- the folC gene encoding bifunctional tetrahydrofolate synthase/dihydrofolate synthase → MNLTDWLGYIESTHPSTIDLTLERIRIVLERLNLNVSFPIISVGGTNGKGSTCSILESIYKEAGYKVACYTSPHFLHFNERIKIQGVAVSDELICEAFSKIESAREEVTLTYFEYGTIAAMIIFSEADVDVAVLEVGLGGRLDAVNVFDADCAVVTTVDLDHMDYLGHTREAIGFEKAGIYRTEKTAIFGDLDPPQSLIKHCESIRANLKIIGKDFDYKTHHDSFDFLIESSFVMNVPMPKLQGDFQLANATNALMAVTAMEDKLPLTELSIQKGISLALLPGRFQEVKKMPSLIFDVAHNPQAARSLSHNLKAHAISGKTIAVFSILKDKDIFGVITALNFDINDWFIAEIQNERAASIEIISNAIQKINPSAHIKSFKNIQEAYQFASNEVTRNDRIIVFGSFFTVADIMKLIS, encoded by the coding sequence ATGAATCTTACCGACTGGCTAGGGTATATCGAATCAACACATCCTTCCACGATTGACCTCACGCTAGAACGTATCAGGATTGTTCTTGAACGTTTAAATTTAAATGTTTCCTTCCCTATCATTTCTGTTGGCGGCACTAATGGTAAAGGCTCAACTTGCAGCATACTAGAATCAATTTATAAAGAAGCTGGTTATAAAGTTGCTTGTTACACCTCGCCACATTTTTTACATTTTAATGAGCGTATTAAAATTCAAGGCGTGGCTGTTTCAGATGAGCTTATTTGTGAGGCTTTTTCAAAAATTGAATCGGCAAGAGAAGAAGTAACACTTACTTACTTTGAATATGGAACAATTGCCGCCATGATTATTTTTTCAGAAGCCGATGTTGATGTTGCTGTTCTCGAGGTAGGCTTAGGAGGAAGATTAGACGCTGTAAATGTTTTTGATGCCGACTGTGCCGTTGTCACAACTGTTGATCTTGATCATATGGATTATTTAGGGCACACAAGGGAAGCTATTGGATTTGAGAAAGCTGGCATTTACCGTACTGAAAAAACTGCAATTTTTGGCGACCTCGATCCTCCACAATCTCTAATAAAACATTGTGAATCAATTCGTGCTAATTTAAAAATTATAGGCAAGGATTTTGATTATAAAACCCATCATGATTCTTTTGATTTTTTAATTGAATCGTCATTCGTAATGAATGTACCTATGCCTAAGTTACAAGGTGATTTTCAGTTAGCTAATGCAACAAATGCGCTTATGGCAGTTACAGCCATGGAAGATAAATTACCTTTAACTGAACTTTCAATTCAAAAAGGTATTTCATTGGCATTATTACCAGGGAGATTTCAAGAGGTTAAAAAAATGCCTTCTTTGATTTTTGATGTGGCTCATAACCCACAGGCTGCAAGATCTTTAAGCCACAATCTAAAGGCACATGCTATTTCCGGTAAAACCATTGCAGTGTTTTCTATACTTAAGGACAAAGATATTTTCGGTGTAATTACAGCATTAAATTTCGATATTAACGATTGGTTTATTGCAGAAATTCAAAACGAGAGGGCGGCAAGTATTGAAATTATTTCTAATGCTATCCAAAAAATTAATCCATCTGCTCATATCAAGTCTTTTAAAAATATACAAGAAGCATATCAATTTGCGTCCAATGAAGTCACGAGAAATGATAGAATAATTGTATTCGGATCTTTCTTTACTGTTGCCGATATTATGAAACTCATTTCCTAG
- a CDS encoding CvpA family protein, producing the protein MTFVDYGFFMTIIISSLLGCYRGFVRELLSIIAWFFAFYLAQSFSPALASKLYSIDTESVRDLVAYFLIFIAVLILSMGVIAILNKFIKYTGLTFPNILLGGLFGIVRALLIALVCHFVIQSTSFEKSAAWQDALIKPYFESFTAIAGVYLPLDILKHVKYSQRT; encoded by the coding sequence ATGACTTTTGTTGATTATGGTTTTTTTATGACCATCATCATCTCTTCTCTTCTCGGTTGTTATCGTGGCTTTGTGCGCGAACTTCTTTCCATCATTGCTTGGTTTTTTGCTTTCTACTTAGCGCAATCTTTTTCTCCTGCTCTTGCTTCCAAATTGTATTCGATTGATACAGAGTCGGTCCGTGACTTAGTTGCTTATTTTCTGATTTTTATAGCTGTTCTTATTTTATCCATGGGTGTGATTGCTATCTTGAATAAATTTATTAAATACACCGGACTCACCTTTCCTAATATTTTATTAGGTGGATTATTTGGCATCGTTCGAGCTCTTCTTATTGCGCTTGTCTGTCATTTTGTTATTCAGTCAACCTCATTTGAAAAGAGCGCTGCATGGCAGGACGCCCTGATTAAACCTTATTTCGAATCTTTTACAGCTATAGCAGGTGTTTATTTGCCACTTGATATCCTTAAGCATGTAAAATATTCCCAACGAACATAA
- the purF gene encoding amidophosphoribosyltransferase, translated as MCGILGIVGKNPVNQLLYDGLLVLQHRGQDAAGIVTCDGNTFFMHKNNGLVKDVFHTRHMRNLIGNAGIAHVRYPTAGSSSAAEAQPFYVNSPFGIVLGHNGNLTNAEKLKEDIFRQDLRHINTTSDSEVLLNVLAHEIEESAKSTVLNSDVVFDAVTSVHKRCKGAYAVVSMIANFGLLAFRDPHGIRPLVIGKHEGPQGVEYMVASESVAIDVLGFKLVRDVEPGEAVFIDMNGNFYSKQCAKPNHHPCIFEYVYLARPDSVIDGISVYQTRLNMGKTLAQKIKKAWAHLDIDVVIPIPDTSRPSALQLALELGLDYREGFIKNRYIGRTFIMPGQALRKKSVRQKLNPIKIEFQDKNVLLVDDSIVRGTTSKEIVQMAREAGAKKVYLVSAAPPVRFPNVYGIDMPSRTELLAPNKTDEEIRKEIGADELIYQDLDALIENIASINPKLKKFDASCFDGKYITGDIDEYYLKNIETLRADSYMFDKPSNASTQMDLNLSKNEEEAA; from the coding sequence ATGTGTGGAATCCTTGGAATAGTCGGTAAAAACCCGGTTAATCAGCTACTTTACGATGGCTTGTTAGTTCTCCAGCATCGGGGTCAAGATGCCGCTGGTATTGTTACTTGCGACGGCAATACTTTCTTCATGCATAAAAATAATGGTCTCGTGAAAGATGTATTTCATACGCGCCATATGCGAAATCTTATTGGCAATGCAGGTATTGCTCACGTCCGCTACCCGACAGCAGGTTCATCTTCAGCTGCAGAGGCTCAACCATTTTATGTAAATTCGCCTTTTGGAATTGTCTTAGGCCATAACGGTAATTTAACTAATGCTGAAAAGCTTAAAGAAGATATTTTTAGACAAGACCTTCGTCATATAAATACTACATCAGATTCAGAAGTTTTACTTAACGTGTTAGCGCACGAAATAGAAGAGTCTGCAAAGAGTACCGTGCTTAATAGTGATGTTGTTTTTGATGCTGTCACTTCAGTTCATAAGCGATGCAAAGGCGCTTATGCTGTTGTTTCAATGATTGCCAATTTTGGCCTTCTTGCGTTTAGAGACCCCCACGGCATTCGCCCGCTTGTGATTGGTAAACACGAAGGTCCTCAAGGTGTTGAATATATGGTGGCATCTGAAAGTGTAGCCATTGATGTACTAGGATTTAAGTTAGTAAGAGATGTAGAGCCTGGCGAAGCAGTCTTTATTGATATGAATGGTAATTTTTATTCTAAACAATGCGCTAAACCTAATCATCATCCTTGTATATTTGAGTATGTCTATCTTGCAAGACCTGACTCCGTGATCGATGGTATTTCTGTTTATCAAACACGACTTAATATGGGTAAGACATTAGCGCAGAAAATTAAAAAAGCTTGGGCCCATCTCGATATTGATGTTGTGATTCCTATTCCTGATACGAGTAGGCCTAGCGCTTTACAACTCGCACTCGAATTAGGTCTTGATTATCGCGAAGGTTTTATTAAAAATCGTTATATTGGCCGTACGTTTATCATGCCGGGTCAGGCATTAAGGAAAAAATCAGTACGACAAAAACTTAATCCGATTAAAATTGAATTTCAAGACAAGAATGTTTTACTCGTAGATGATTCGATTGTGCGAGGCACAACATCAAAAGAGATTGTTCAAATGGCCAGAGAGGCGGGTGCTAAAAAAGTTTATCTAGTTTCAGCAGCGCCACCTGTAAGATTTCCTAATGTTTATGGTATTGACATGCCTTCGCGCACTGAATTACTAGCGCCTAATAAAACGGACGAAGAAATTCGAAAAGAAATTGGCGCAGACGAATTGATTTATCAGGATCTAGATGCGCTCATTGAAAATATTGCATCTATTAATCCAAAACTTAAAAAATTTGATGCCTCTTGTTTTGATGGCAAATACATCACAGGTGACATTGATGAGTATTATTTAAAAAATATTGAAACACTTCGTGCTGACTCTTATATGTTTGATAAGCCTTCAAATGCCAGCACACAAATGGATTTAAATTTAAGTAAAAACGAAGAGGAAGCGGCTTAA
- the trpA gene encoding tryptophan synthase subunit alpha, with translation MSRITNTFKTLKEKNKKALIPYITAGDPHPDLTVSMMHALVDSGADMIELGIPFSDPMADGPTIQRASERALAHHVGLSHVFKMVKTFRENDDKTPIILMGYANPIEAIGAETFVERAKSSDVDGIITVDYPPEECVEFTKLLKEKNIDSIFLLSPTSELDRVKLIIEQASGFLYYVSLKGVTGAANIDIEQVKSKVGMIRELTDLPIGVGFGVKDAATAKEVAKISDAVVVGSRMVQEIESSNKENLIQNISKLMKELREAVN, from the coding sequence ATGTCGAGAATTACAAATACATTTAAAACGCTTAAAGAAAAAAATAAAAAAGCTTTAATTCCTTATATTACAGCGGGGGACCCCCATCCTGATCTCACCGTATCTATGATGCATGCTTTGGTAGATTCGGGTGCTGACATGATTGAATTAGGTATTCCTTTTTCAGACCCAATGGCAGATGGTCCCACTATTCAAAGAGCAAGCGAAAGAGCTTTGGCCCATCATGTAGGTTTATCTCATGTATTTAAAATGGTTAAAACTTTTAGAGAAAACGATGATAAAACACCCATCATCTTAATGGGCTATGCAAATCCTATTGAAGCGATTGGTGCTGAGACTTTTGTGGAAAGAGCAAAATCTTCTGATGTGGATGGAATTATTACTGTAGATTACCCTCCTGAAGAGTGCGTGGAATTTACAAAACTTCTAAAAGAAAAAAACATTGATAGTATTTTTTTATTGTCGCCAACCTCAGAATTAGACAGAGTAAAATTAATTATCGAGCAAGCTTCTGGATTTTTATATTACGTCTCCTTAAAGGGCGTTACAGGCGCTGCTAATATTGATATTGAGCAGGTGAAGTCTAAAGTTGGTATGATTCGGGAATTAACGGATCTTCCTATTGGCGTGGGTTTTGGAGTAAAAGATGCAGCAACAGCGAAAGAAGTTGCTAAGATTTCCGATGCAGTTGTCGTTGGCAGTCGCATGGTTCAGGAAATTGAGAGTTCAAATAAAGAAAATTTAATTCAAAACATTTCGAAGTTAATGAAAGAATTAAGAGAAGCAGTTAATTAA
- the truA gene encoding tRNA pseudouridine(38-40) synthase TruA yields the protein MKIALCIEYDGSNFSGWQKQNDVDSIQGEIEKALESIALEKLDTYASGRTDTGVHALVQIVHFETKIQRPITAWVRGVNAFLPSSIRVLWAQEVDDTFHARYSASQRHYEYLVYNASFPSALWANKAGWIHDELDFKKMKEAIQYFEGEHDFSAFRSSECQAKSPIRTMSRISLINYHPFYLFKFSANGFLHHQIRNMMGAILYIGKGNYPSDYIEELLLSKDRTKSPPTFSPDGLYLSGVDYDVRYAFPFMRRTLNIFDNNHL from the coding sequence ATGAAAATCGCATTGTGTATTGAATATGATGGATCTAATTTCTCTGGATGGCAGAAGCAAAACGATGTGGATTCGATTCAAGGTGAAATTGAAAAAGCGCTTGAAAGTATTGCGCTAGAAAAATTGGATACTTACGCTTCGGGTCGAACCGATACTGGTGTTCATGCGCTCGTTCAAATAGTTCATTTCGAAACTAAAATTCAAAGACCTATCACTGCTTGGGTAAGAGGTGTTAATGCCTTTTTACCATCATCTATTCGAGTGTTATGGGCGCAAGAAGTTGATGATACTTTCCATGCGCGGTATTCAGCCTCACAACGTCATTACGAGTATTTAGTTTATAACGCTTCTTTTCCGTCTGCTTTGTGGGCTAATAAGGCAGGATGGATTCATGATGAGCTTGATTTTAAAAAGATGAAAGAAGCCATTCAGTATTTTGAGGGTGAGCATGATTTTAGTGCGTTTCGATCTTCAGAGTGCCAGGCCAAAAGCCCCATAAGAACAATGTCCCGAATATCTCTTATAAACTACCATCCTTTTTATCTATTTAAGTTTTCGGCGAACGGTTTCCTTCACCACCAAATTAGAAACATGATGGGAGCTATTTTGTATATTGGTAAAGGAAATTACCCAAGCGATTATATTGAAGAATTATTGTTATCTAAAGATAGGACAAAGTCACCCCCTACATTTTCACCTGACGGTCTTTATTTGTCTGGTGTGGATTATGACGTGAGATACGCATTTCCTTTTATGCGCAGAACTCTCAATATTTTTGACAATAATCATTTATGA
- a CDS encoding phosphoribosylanthranilate isomerase: MRTRTKICGITRLEDAKASILAGCDALGFVFYKESPRYIPLDAFKGIARELPPFVTKVGLFVNADPTLIEEVIRSGLVNVLQFHGDETPDFCRQFKFPYIKAVAVSSSVDLLQYAKDFYDAEALLLDASHEYLKGGTGQTFDWNLIPHSLSKPIVLAGGLNVDNVKEAINQVKPYAVDISGGVEDSKGIKNSLKIQAFIKETQDATV; this comes from the coding sequence TTGAGAACACGCACTAAAATTTGCGGCATTACTCGCTTGGAGGATGCAAAAGCTTCCATCCTTGCAGGTTGTGATGCGCTTGGTTTCGTTTTTTATAAAGAAAGCCCACGTTACATTCCTTTAGATGCTTTTAAAGGTATTGCTAGAGAGTTACCTCCATTTGTGACTAAAGTTGGCCTTTTTGTGAATGCTGATCCTACTTTAATAGAAGAGGTGATTCGATCTGGATTAGTGAATGTTTTACAGTTTCATGGCGATGAAACACCTGATTTTTGCAGACAATTTAAATTTCCTTATATCAAAGCAGTTGCAGTCTCCTCTTCGGTAGATTTGTTACAATATGCCAAGGATTTTTATGATGCAGAAGCTTTATTACTTGATGCGTCTCATGAGTACCTTAAGGGCGGCACAGGCCAAACATTTGATTGGAATTTAATTCCCCATTCGCTCTCTAAACCAATTGTATTGGCGGGCGGACTTAATGTGGACAATGTTAAAGAAGCTATAAACCAAGTGAAACCTTATGCAGTTGATATCAGCGGTGGCGTTGAAGATTCAAAAGGTATTAAAAATTCTCTTAAAATTCAAGCATTTATAAAGGAAACTCAAGATGCAACCGTATGA
- a CDS encoding SPOR domain-containing protein → MNEDNSIQPQEDKLISQAKKRLLGASVILFILLISAPFILKNRNEEGATEPIKISMESTPENVDVNVESIKPPETKQEITESSISPIKKEALPPSDVKTKTEVVMTSNSGIYIQLGIFSDNEKIESLQQKLNQLNIQTKSETIKVNGADKIRLITDEFKTEALAKEVLIKIKNAGITGIIKKTS, encoded by the coding sequence ATGAACGAAGACAATTCAATACAGCCTCAAGAAGATAAACTGATTAGTCAGGCCAAAAAGAGGCTTCTTGGCGCAAGTGTCATTTTATTTATTCTTCTTATATCAGCGCCTTTTATTTTAAAAAATCGTAATGAGGAGGGTGCTACTGAACCCATTAAAATTTCAATGGAAAGCACACCTGAAAATGTTGATGTTAATGTTGAAAGCATTAAACCGCCAGAGACTAAACAGGAAATTACAGAGTCATCGATCTCTCCGATTAAAAAAGAAGCACTCCCACCTAGTGATGTAAAAACAAAAACTGAAGTAGTAATGACTTCTAACTCTGGTATTTATATTCAGTTGGGTATTTTTTCAGATAATGAAAAAATAGAATCTCTTCAGCAAAAATTAAATCAATTAAATATCCAAACTAAAAGTGAAACAATTAAAGTTAATGGCGCTGATAAGATAAGATTGATTACAGACGAATTTAAAACAGAAGCTTTGGCCAAAGAAGTACTAATCAAAATTAAAAATGCAGGGATCACCGGCATTATCAAGAAGACTAGTTAA
- a CDS encoding O-succinylhomoserine sulfhydrylase gives MNNDPWKFDTQAIRAGSLQSEFGENSEAIFLTSSYVFDSSAQAAARFAGNEPGNIYSRFTNPTVTMFQDRLAALEGSETCVATSSGMSAILATIMGLCSAGEHIVASRSIFGTTVQLFSNILKRWGLEVTFVSLTNLNEWEDAIQKNTKLFFVETPSNPLTEVADIQALSKIAHQKDIKLIVDNCFCSPALQKPLLLGADIIIHSATKYLDGQGRCLGGAVLADKKTIEPVYQFLRSAGPTMSAFNAWVFLKGLETLPIRMDAHSKNALHLASWLESQPQVDRVYYPGLASHPQHKLALTQQKTGGAIVSFEVKGGQKEAWSLIDSTRLISITANLGDVKSTITHPSTTTHSRVSPEERQKAGIKDNLVRIAVGLEDIEDLKADLSSLSR, from the coding sequence ATGAATAACGATCCATGGAAATTTGACACACAAGCGATTCGAGCGGGCTCATTACAATCTGAGTTCGGTGAGAATTCTGAAGCTATCTTTTTAACTTCAAGCTATGTGTTTGATTCATCTGCGCAGGCTGCCGCAAGATTTGCAGGTAATGAGCCTGGCAATATCTATTCACGTTTTACGAATCCTACAGTGACTATGTTTCAGGATCGCCTTGCAGCTTTAGAGGGCAGTGAGACATGTGTCGCGACTTCAAGTGGTATGTCAGCTATTTTAGCAACGATTATGGGCCTATGTTCTGCTGGAGAACATATCGTGGCGTCTAGAAGCATTTTTGGTACAACCGTGCAACTCTTTAGCAATATTTTAAAGCGTTGGGGTTTAGAGGTTACTTTTGTATCACTCACTAATCTTAATGAGTGGGAAGATGCTATTCAAAAAAATACAAAACTTTTCTTTGTAGAGACTCCGTCTAATCCTTTAACTGAAGTCGCTGATATCCAAGCACTTTCAAAAATTGCACATCAAAAAGATATTAAATTAATAGTGGATAATTGTTTTTGTTCGCCTGCACTTCAAAAGCCTTTGTTATTGGGTGCTGACATTATTATTCATTCTGCTACTAAGTATCTTGATGGACAGGGACGATGTTTAGGTGGTGCAGTGTTAGCAGATAAAAAAACGATAGAGCCGGTTTATCAATTCCTGAGGTCAGCAGGACCTACGATGAGCGCATTTAATGCCTGGGTCTTTTTAAAGGGTCTAGAAACACTCCCTATTCGCATGGATGCTCATTCTAAGAATGCACTTCATTTAGCAAGTTGGCTTGAGTCTCAACCTCAGGTCGATCGTGTTTACTATCCTGGATTAGCCTCTCATCCGCAGCATAAACTCGCTTTAACACAGCAAAAAACGGGTGGAGCTATTGTATCTTTTGAGGTAAAAGGTGGCCAAAAAGAGGCATGGAGCTTAATTGATTCCACTCGATTGATCTCTATTACGGCTAATTTAGGTGATGTTAAATCTACGATTACACATCCATCTACGACGACTCATTCAAGAGTCAGCCCTGAAGAGCGTCAAAAAGCTGGTATCAAGGACAACCTTGTCAGAATCGCTGTAGGCCTTGAGGATATAGAAGACCTAAAAGCCGATTTGTCTAGTCTTTCGCGCTAA